A genomic stretch from Petrimonas mucosa includes:
- a CDS encoding BT_3044 domain-containing protein, whose protein sequence is MNEEKRDVLFRVAIENDYAEQLVPTYYVKSGSMTDPITVLSGTKLVQPLEKDKVRMFVGNEIYGSTTTVEDIERLSIVVQINEDNSLTITPYGSMEVEMLDNVNGYNRYVPDLVQGTSKQRVFYLNYRFRLKQSNGTYSGWREVEERLIRVEDN, encoded by the coding sequence GTGAATGAAGAGAAAAGAGATGTATTGTTCCGTGTGGCCATAGAAAATGATTATGCAGAGCAATTAGTACCTACCTATTATGTAAAAAGTGGATCAATGACCGATCCGATTACCGTATTAAGTGGTACAAAATTAGTACAACCGTTGGAAAAAGATAAGGTGAGAATGTTTGTCGGTAACGAAATCTACGGGAGTACTACAACCGTTGAGGACATTGAGAGACTGTCAATTGTGGTACAGATCAATGAAGATAATTCACTCACGATTACTCCCTATGGTTCAATGGAAGTAGAGATGCTTGACAACGTAAATGGTTATAACAGATACGTTCCTGATCTTGTACAAGGTACAAGTAAACAACGCGTATTCTACCTCAACTATCGTTTTAGACTTAAACAGAGCAACGGAACCTACTCCGGATGGAGAGAAGTAGAGGAAAGGTTGATTCGTGTAGAAGATAATTGA
- a CDS encoding IS5 family transposase → MLAKQQDRSQHSLFFSLESTLNHKHPLFILANKIDWEMFEREFSPLYCPDNGRPAKPIRLMVGLLILKHIRDLSDESVVEQWSENNYYQYFCGEQEFQPRVPCEASELVHFRHRIGKEGIELILRESIRINGKDSNDKDVYIDTTVQEKNITFPTDDKLAKKIIKRCWKIADRNSLDLRQSYRRILKDLSYDQRFRNHPRNKGKARKADKKVRTIAGRLVRDVERKLGTMVDGYRNELDLYKRVLAQKKKDKNKVYSLHEVDVQCISKGKEHKLYEFGNKVSITRTGSGVIVGALSFRNEFDGHTLDKAIEQVEKLTERKPRNGICDRGYRGRSKVRDTLIHIPKSFSKALSTYRKNKERKYFRKRAGIEPVIGHLKEDHRLSCNYYKGITGDEINVMLAAAGFNFKRMMNKWKSSFWLFLEKIIVFLNRQLHPIRGGEILQTREKWAF, encoded by the coding sequence ATGCTGGCAAAACAACAAGACCGTTCACAACACTCATTGTTCTTTTCACTGGAAAGCACATTGAATCATAAGCACCCGCTATTCATTCTGGCCAATAAAATTGATTGGGAGATGTTTGAAAGAGAGTTCTCACCCCTGTATTGTCCCGATAACGGACGTCCGGCGAAGCCCATTCGCCTGATGGTGGGATTATTGATCCTGAAACACATCCGAGATCTCTCGGATGAAAGCGTGGTGGAACAATGGAGTGAAAACAATTACTACCAGTATTTTTGTGGTGAACAGGAATTCCAACCTCGTGTTCCTTGTGAAGCGTCAGAGTTGGTTCATTTCCGTCACCGCATCGGCAAAGAGGGTATTGAGCTGATCTTAAGGGAGAGCATCCGTATCAATGGTAAAGACTCGAACGACAAGGACGTTTACATCGACACCACTGTCCAGGAGAAAAATATCACCTTCCCCACGGATGACAAACTGGCAAAGAAGATTATCAAGAGGTGCTGGAAGATAGCAGACAGGAACAGTTTGGATTTGCGCCAGAGTTACAGGCGAATCCTGAAAGATCTTTCCTACGATCAGCGCTTCCGAAATCACCCACGAAACAAGGGTAAAGCCAGGAAAGCGGATAAGAAAGTGAGAACCATAGCCGGACGGCTGGTACGCGATGTGGAAAGGAAGCTGGGTACCATGGTTGATGGTTACCGGAATGAACTGGACCTGTACAAGCGGGTACTGGCCCAGAAGAAGAAAGACAAGAACAAGGTTTATTCACTGCACGAGGTGGATGTGCAATGCATCAGCAAGGGGAAAGAGCATAAACTGTACGAGTTTGGAAACAAGGTATCCATCACACGAACCGGTAGCGGTGTAATTGTTGGAGCACTGAGTTTTAGAAATGAATTTGACGGGCACACGCTAGACAAGGCTATCGAGCAAGTGGAGAAGTTGACGGAAAGAAAACCCCGAAACGGTATCTGCGACAGGGGGTACCGGGGAAGAAGTAAAGTCAGGGATACACTCATCCACATCCCCAAATCCTTTTCAAAGGCTCTAAGCACCTATAGGAAGAATAAAGAGAGAAAGTACTTCCGCAAGCGGGCAGGTATTGAGCCTGTAATCGGACACCTGAAAGAAGATCACCGTCTCTCCTGCAATTACTACAAGGGAATCACCGGGGATGAGATCAATGTTATGCTCGCAGCTGCCGGATTCAACTTCAAAAGGATGATGAACAAGTGGAAGTCATCTTTTTGGCTCTTCCTTGAAAAGATAATTGTGTTCCTGAACAGGCAACTTCACCCCATCAGGGGAGGTGAAATTTTACAAACCAGAGAAAAATGGGCTTTTTAA
- a CDS encoding DUF1735 domain-containing protein produces the protein MKLSLKIFIACIVVFGFSGCNTDSIYQEEQYKTLVYLLSGSDNVFATSYTLNEDEPVRYVSIGCGGSNSNEQDITVTLEPYTEMLDKYNSLNYN, from the coding sequence ATGAAACTATCATTGAAAATATTCATAGCTTGCATCGTTGTGTTTGGTTTTAGCGGTTGCAACACCGACTCCATTTATCAGGAAGAACAATACAAGACTTTGGTTTATTTGTTAAGTGGTTCGGATAATGTTTTTGCCACATCCTACACACTCAATGAGGATGAACCAGTAAGGTATGTATCTATTGGATGCGGCGGTTCAAACAGTAATGAACAGGATATCACGGTAACGCTTGAGCCGTATACTGAAATGTTAGATAAGTATAATAGTTTGAATTATAATTAG
- a CDS encoding RagB/SusD family nutrient uptake outer membrane protein — protein sequence MGSGTGIQKRTRLSDTGEGYKFDKLGSFACDEAFSIMISDYSSLDFVQGNITPTNLRSFNIWNSMYIIVRKVNTVLANIDKAKDLTGRDKDELMGYLYFMRAYAYYRLITYYGPIVIVGDDLMETNESEEYYDRPRATFDESVDYVCDELEKSAKLMPDQVSPSYFGRPSAGSALGLSARLRLIQASPLWNGGTAARRTYGTWKRSTDGVNYVSQQYNERKWAVAAAVCKQIIDMNIFSLHTVRRMPDTAPLPSNVPQDNFPYGAGDIDPFRSYADMFTGESPFARNPEYLWAQKSSGLENYSRHAFPYEIYNGYGTVSVPQKVIDAYRMADGRTIENSSDQYPYETDGMWNNGTDMVFSGYTLKGNVHKMYVNREMRFYASIGFSGAHWPMLSTSNLSKRNIQFWYNLNGNAGKNSVRNLPYNVNTTGYSLKKFVHPEDSWGAPGQGTGYENSRRLEKAYPIIRYAEILLAYVEALNNLTSTHTVGEYQLSRDIEEMRFYFNMIRYRAGLPGLTDAELASKEEMQSIIERERMVELLHENARFWDVRRWGKYEITEREPIQGMDMDADGLAFYNVVPVNQTVARNRVVDKKLILVPIELNEIRKSPSMDQNPGYQY from the coding sequence GTGGGATCCGGAACAGGGATTCAGAAACGGACGCGCTTATCCGATACCGGCGAGGGTTACAAATTCGACAAACTGGGCTCCTTTGCCTGTGATGAGGCATTTTCGATCATGATCTCCGATTACTCTTCATTGGATTTCGTACAGGGGAACATAACACCTACCAACCTCAGGTCGTTCAACATCTGGAACAGCATGTATATCATTGTCCGTAAAGTCAATACGGTTTTAGCGAATATCGACAAGGCCAAAGACCTGACCGGCAGGGATAAGGATGAACTGATGGGTTATCTCTATTTCATGCGCGCCTATGCCTATTACAGATTGATCACCTATTACGGTCCCATTGTGATTGTAGGTGATGACCTGATGGAAACCAACGAGTCGGAGGAATACTACGACCGTCCACGGGCCACCTTCGATGAATCGGTAGACTATGTTTGCGATGAACTGGAAAAGTCGGCCAAGTTGATGCCCGACCAAGTCTCACCCAGTTATTTTGGTCGTCCATCTGCCGGATCGGCATTGGGCTTGAGTGCACGACTGCGGTTGATTCAGGCAAGTCCCCTCTGGAATGGAGGAACGGCCGCCCGTAGAACCTATGGAACCTGGAAAAGGTCGACCGATGGAGTAAACTATGTATCACAACAATACAACGAGCGCAAATGGGCTGTGGCTGCAGCTGTTTGCAAGCAGATCATAGACATGAACATCTTTTCTTTGCATACCGTAAGGAGAATGCCGGATACCGCACCCCTACCCAGCAATGTGCCACAGGATAATTTCCCGTATGGTGCAGGGGATATCGACCCGTTCCGTTCCTATGCCGATATGTTTACCGGTGAGTCGCCGTTTGCACGTAACCCGGAATATCTGTGGGCACAGAAATCATCCGGATTGGAGAATTATTCGAGACATGCCTTTCCGTATGAAATTTATAACGGGTATGGTACGGTATCGGTTCCTCAAAAAGTGATTGATGCCTATCGCATGGCGGATGGACGTACTATTGAGAACTCAAGCGATCAATATCCCTACGAGACTGATGGTATGTGGAATAACGGTACCGATATGGTATTTTCGGGATATACTTTAAAGGGAAATGTGCACAAAATGTATGTAAACCGCGAAATGCGCTTCTATGCAAGTATCGGGTTCAGCGGCGCACATTGGCCGATGCTCTCAACCTCAAACTTAAGCAAGAGGAATATTCAATTCTGGTATAATCTGAATGGTAACGCCGGTAAAAATTCAGTCCGTAATTTGCCATACAACGTAAATACAACAGGCTATTCACTGAAAAAATTCGTACACCCCGAAGATTCATGGGGGGCACCGGGACAAGGTACCGGCTATGAAAACTCGAGAAGATTAGAGAAAGCATATCCCATTATCCGCTATGCAGAAATCCTGCTTGCCTATGTGGAAGCTTTAAATAATCTTACCTCTACCCATACTGTTGGAGAATACCAACTCTCAAGGGATATCGAAGAGATGCGTTTTTATTTCAATATGATTCGCTATAGAGCCGGATTACCGGGTCTGACCGATGCTGAACTGGCCTCAAAAGAAGAGATGCAAAGTATTATTGAACGCGAACGTATGGTGGAATTGTTGCACGAAAATGCACGATTCTGGGATGTACGGCGTTGGGGTAAGTATGAAATTACAGAGAGAGAGCCTATACAGGGTATGGATATGGATGCAGACGGATTAGCCTTTTACAACGTAGTACCAGTTAATCAAACCGTGGCTAGAAACAGGGTAGTGGATAAGAAGTTGATTCTTGTCCCCATTGAATTGAATGAGATAAGGAAATCACCTTCGATGGATCAGAACCCGGGATATCAATATTAA
- a CDS encoding SusC/RagA family TonB-linked outer membrane protein has product MQIDYKKIVVVCLLCLLPLLAAAQVFNMGGTVFDENGETLPGVSIYLKAQAMVGTATDADGKFKIKASKGDVLVFSYIGYEVKEYLVDAENSNITVTLVPTATQIEEVVVTALGTQRKISVVGAVTSVDVQELQTPATSIANMLGGRVAGMITQLGSGEPGKNISEFWVRGIGTFGASSSALVLIDGLEGDINSIDPADIESFSILKDASATAVYGVRGANGVVLVTTKRGQSGKMQIKARANFTLSYLKRMPEYLRAYDYAVLANEARAVRNEEILYDDMELKLIKYHLDDDLYPDINWQDEIMKRNGFQQTYYVSAQGGSQAARYFISLGTSAEDAAYKVAPENTIRSGVGYNTYNYRINLDIDLTKSTTLYFGTDGFMSLRTQPGFANTDAMWNAQSMLTPITVPIRYSTGELPAYSSADGGGGVSPYVLLNYTGKQTNQHYIGKATLALAHDFSYWVKDLKLRMQGAYDNLSWKDETRYVMPELYLASGRTTWGELQRAKSLDAVSPQYSNYQRQSRKYHFESTVTWDKVLADNHRVSALLYYYMSDSQDTYDADNAAAGRRALEALPKRYQGISSRLTYGYKNTYMIDFNFGYTGSENFEPGKQFGFFPSIALGWVPTSYEWVAENMSWLSHFKLRGSYGSVGSDRIADFRFPFMTIIGENQPVGWGSTLNGVSELQFGANNLMWEKALKANLGVETNLLDDRFTLVVDFFNDKRENIFQRRETIPGYVGLVYSARPYGNVGSMRSYGTDGNISYTHIFNKEWNFTVRGNYTYSANEIINWEQPPTRYPYQPYNGYPLSSIRGYIATGLFTDEDDIEFSAKQSFGGFKVMPGDIKYKDINGDGVINTDDQVFLSDPTYPRLMYGFGGEMKYKDFTLGILFKGTGKTDFFHVGYYHSSYGTNGPGYVPFNNGRIGNVLTMVNDPSNRWVPKEYALANGIDPALAENPNARFPRLSYGYNANNSQLSTFWKGDSRYLRLQEVTLNYHLKSNYLKRFGLSSADIQLVGNNLYVWDKVKEWDPEQGFRNGRAYPIPARVTNSTNWAPLPVMRHFRS; this is encoded by the coding sequence ATGCAAATTGATTATAAAAAAATAGTGGTTGTTTGTTTACTGTGCCTACTCCCGTTATTAGCTGCGGCACAGGTATTTAACATGGGTGGCACCGTATTTGACGAAAATGGAGAGACGCTTCCGGGAGTTAGTATTTACCTGAAGGCGCAAGCAATGGTCGGTACGGCTACTGATGCCGACGGAAAGTTTAAGATCAAGGCTTCCAAAGGGGATGTACTTGTGTTTTCTTATATTGGTTACGAAGTTAAGGAATATCTTGTTGATGCTGAGAATAGCAATATTACCGTGACGTTGGTGCCGACTGCCACTCAAATAGAAGAGGTGGTTGTTACCGCCTTGGGAACTCAGCGAAAGATCAGCGTTGTGGGTGCTGTTACATCAGTCGATGTACAAGAACTACAAACACCTGCCACCAGTATTGCCAACATGTTGGGAGGACGCGTGGCCGGTATGATTACCCAACTGGGCAGTGGTGAACCGGGTAAAAACATTTCGGAGTTCTGGGTACGCGGTATCGGTACATTCGGTGCAAGCAGTTCGGCGTTGGTGTTGATAGACGGTTTAGAGGGTGATATAAATTCGATCGACCCTGCCGACATCGAGTCATTTTCCATATTAAAGGATGCTTCTGCTACAGCCGTTTACGGAGTTCGTGGAGCCAATGGAGTAGTATTGGTTACGACCAAACGCGGACAAAGCGGTAAGATGCAAATCAAGGCAAGAGCCAACTTTACACTTTCCTATCTGAAACGCATGCCCGAATATCTGAGGGCTTACGATTATGCCGTTTTGGCCAACGAAGCAAGGGCCGTACGTAACGAAGAGATCCTTTATGACGATATGGAGTTGAAACTGATCAAGTACCATCTGGATGACGATCTTTATCCCGACATCAATTGGCAGGATGAGATCATGAAACGAAACGGCTTCCAGCAGACATATTACGTGAGTGCACAGGGCGGAAGTCAAGCAGCTCGTTATTTTATCAGTTTGGGCACCTCGGCGGAAGATGCCGCCTATAAAGTAGCTCCTGAAAACACCATCCGCTCCGGTGTTGGTTATAATACATATAATTACCGTATCAATCTGGATATTGACCTGACTAAGAGCACTACATTGTATTTCGGAACTGACGGTTTCATGTCGCTCAGGACCCAACCCGGTTTTGCAAATACAGATGCCATGTGGAACGCCCAATCGATGCTTACTCCCATTACCGTTCCTATCAGATATTCGACCGGAGAGTTACCTGCATACAGTTCAGCCGACGGAGGAGGGGGGGTATCACCCTATGTGCTGCTGAATTACACCGGAAAACAGACTAATCAGCATTACATCGGTAAGGCGACACTGGCTTTGGCGCATGACTTCTCCTATTGGGTAAAAGACTTGAAACTAAGGATGCAGGGAGCCTATGACAACCTCTCATGGAAAGACGAAACCCGCTATGTAATGCCCGAATTGTATCTGGCGAGCGGCCGTACCACCTGGGGAGAATTACAAAGGGCGAAGAGCTTAGATGCAGTGAGTCCCCAATATTCAAATTATCAGAGGCAGTCACGTAAATATCACTTCGAAAGTACGGTCACCTGGGATAAAGTCCTTGCGGACAACCACCGTGTAAGCGCGTTACTTTACTATTATATGAGTGACTCGCAGGACACATATGACGCTGATAATGCCGCTGCAGGACGTCGTGCCCTGGAAGCTCTTCCCAAAAGGTATCAGGGTATATCCAGCAGATTAACATACGGGTATAAGAACACCTATATGATCGACTTCAATTTCGGTTATACCGGTTCCGAAAACTTTGAACCCGGGAAACAGTTCGGTTTCTTCCCATCAATTGCATTGGGTTGGGTACCTACCAGTTATGAGTGGGTGGCCGAAAATATGAGTTGGCTCAGCCATTTCAAACTACGCGGTTCGTATGGATCGGTAGGTAGTGACCGTATTGCCGATTTCCGGTTCCCGTTCATGACCATTATCGGAGAAAACCAGCCTGTGGGTTGGGGTAGTACACTCAATGGTGTGAGCGAATTGCAGTTCGGGGCCAATAACCTGATGTGGGAAAAGGCATTGAAAGCCAACCTGGGGGTTGAAACCAATTTATTGGATGACCGGTTTACATTAGTAGTGGATTTCTTTAACGATAAACGCGAAAATATTTTCCAACGCAGGGAAACGATCCCCGGTTATGTAGGGTTGGTCTATTCTGCACGCCCCTATGGTAATGTGGGAAGTATGCGCAGCTACGGTACAGACGGTAACATCTCCTATACGCACATATTCAATAAGGAGTGGAATTTTACAGTACGCGGCAATTATACCTATTCAGCCAACGAAATCATCAATTGGGAACAACCACCTACAAGGTATCCCTACCAACCCTATAACGGATATCCTTTGTCTTCGATACGCGGTTACATCGCCACCGGTCTGTTTACAGACGAAGATGATATAGAATTCAGCGCAAAACAGTCATTTGGCGGATTTAAGGTTATGCCCGGTGATATCAAATATAAAGATATCAACGGCGACGGTGTGATCAATACCGACGACCAGGTCTTCCTTTCTGATCCTACCTACCCGCGATTAATGTATGGTTTTGGCGGTGAGATGAAATACAAAGATTTCACGTTAGGCATATTGTTCAAGGGAACAGGAAAAACCGATTTTTTTCATGTGGGGTATTACCATTCAAGTTACGGCACCAATGGCCCAGGTTATGTGCCATTCAATAATGGAAGGATCGGGAATGTGCTGACAATGGTCAATGACCCATCCAACCGTTGGGTACCGAAGGAATATGCTTTGGCAAACGGTATTGACCCGGCTTTGGCTGAAAATCCCAACGCCCGCTTCCCGCGCCTCTCATACGGATATAATGCCAATAACTCACAGTTATCTACTTTCTGGAAGGGTGATTCACGCTACTTACGCCTGCAGGAGGTAACACTCAATTACCATCTCAAGTCGAATTACCTTAAACGTTTCGGCTTGTCATCGGCAGATATACAGTTGGTTGGAAATAATCTTTATGTTTGGGACAAGGTGAAAGAGTGGGATCCGGAACAGGGATTCAGAAACGGACGCGCTTATCCGATACCGGCGAGGGTTACAAATTCGACAAACTGGGCTCCTTTGCCTGTGATGAGGCATTTTCGATCATGA
- a CDS encoding IPT/TIG domain-containing protein: MATVFWSCESNKSDNFGRQDYDPKKPVVITGFEPDSGGMSTKVFITGDNFGSDPSKIKVYFNNVPAPVIGSDGKHIYTITPRQPGRENIISVVVNGDSTAFTKKKYLYRTMYVIQTITGRKGTTQFKGGRLSEAEFHQPSTIAVDTTGNIFISHWRVPFCFVRINEKEDIVEAVLPGSSTDATYALGAPTVDANGTVSAISDGGRLFFTFDPLEAWTPRQRSILPAGANGIPFTFSTAHSLAAHPVTGDLYTRYFASGHLVKIDPNTREGTLVSETLTSSDSYLVFDPVNPNILYIAYSSLHCIGKYDFEKNEHTIFAGRNGEAGWQDGPLSEARFNTPNQLIVAPNGNLYLADRNNHCIRMITLDGNGGGMVSTVIGKGGIAGYQDGNPEDALFNQPRGVAVTPDGNIYITDLGNNVVRKLTIE, translated from the coding sequence GTGGCTACTGTTTTTTGGTCATGCGAAAGTAACAAGTCCGATAATTTCGGGCGGCAAGATTATGATCCCAAAAAACCGGTCGTAATCACCGGCTTTGAACCTGATTCAGGTGGGATGTCCACTAAAGTTTTCATTACAGGGGACAACTTTGGATCGGATCCATCCAAGATCAAAGTCTATTTCAATAATGTGCCGGCACCTGTAATTGGTTCTGACGGAAAGCATATTTACACGATTACTCCACGTCAGCCGGGTAGGGAGAATATCATCTCTGTTGTGGTGAACGGTGATTCCACAGCTTTTACGAAGAAGAAATACTTGTATAGGACAATGTATGTCATTCAAACCATTACCGGAAGAAAAGGAACGACCCAATTCAAGGGGGGGAGATTATCTGAGGCCGAATTTCATCAGCCTTCCACAATAGCTGTGGATACAACGGGTAACATCTTTATTTCCCATTGGCGCGTTCCGTTTTGTTTTGTTAGAATCAACGAGAAAGAAGACATCGTGGAAGCGGTATTACCGGGAAGTTCAACGGATGCCACTTATGCATTGGGTGCACCGACAGTAGATGCAAACGGGACAGTCTCTGCCATTTCCGATGGAGGTAGATTATTCTTTACTTTTGATCCGCTTGAAGCCTGGACACCAAGACAACGTTCAATTCTGCCGGCAGGGGCTAATGGCATTCCCTTTACATTTAGTACTGCACACAGCCTTGCAGCGCATCCGGTAACAGGTGATCTCTATACGCGTTATTTTGCTTCGGGACATCTTGTCAAGATCGATCCTAATACAAGGGAAGGGACATTAGTATCGGAAACGTTAACCTCATCCGACTCATACCTTGTTTTTGACCCTGTGAACCCCAATATCCTGTATATTGCCTATTCATCGTTGCATTGTATTGGTAAATATGATTTCGAAAAGAATGAACATACAATTTTTGCGGGAAGGAACGGTGAAGCAGGCTGGCAAGACGGACCTTTGTCGGAAGCCCGGTTTAATACTCCCAACCAGTTGATTGTTGCACCCAATGGAAATCTCTATCTGGCAGACAGGAACAACCATTGTATACGTATGATTACCCTTGACGGAAATGGCGGCGGCATGGTATCTACCGTTATCGGAAAAGGAGGTATTGCCGGTTATCAGGATGGCAATCCCGAGGATGCCTTGTTCAATCAACCAAGAGGTGTGGCTGTAACACCGGATGGAAACATATATATTACAGACCTTGGAAACAATGTGGTCCGAAAGTTAACTATAGAATAA
- a CDS encoding ISAs1 family transposase produces MTSPATSLHRYFECIPDHRINRNKKHLLSDIIILSILAVICGAESWDSIELFGKTKLSFLKTFLKLPNGIPSHDTINRVFSSLRPRLFEEAFIKWVDSLKDEHITKEVISLDGKCIKGSKDSFHEKNPIYMVSAWASENQLVLGQLKVDEKSNEITAIPLLLDLLDIEGSIITIDAIGTQTKIAEKIIENKADYILSVKGNQKELLSQVEDSFNRHNPDSVDQVTEKGHGRIETRTCEIISNLGFIDNREHWKGLKTIVRITAHRDTGKKQETETRFYISSVIDQAANFNTFIRQHWGIENKLHWTLDMVFDEDRQRKRAKNSAQNFSFIRKIALNLLKQDTSKGSLVSKRLKAGWDDNFLLQLLKI; encoded by the coding sequence ATGACAAGTCCAGCCACTTCTTTGCACCGGTATTTTGAGTGCATTCCCGACCACCGAATCAACAGGAACAAGAAACACCTGCTATCCGACATCATAATCCTGTCGATACTCGCCGTTATTTGTGGGGCGGAATCGTGGGATTCAATTGAACTTTTCGGCAAGACAAAACTTTCATTCCTGAAAACGTTCCTCAAACTGCCCAACGGTATCCCCTCACACGATACGATTAACAGGGTGTTTTCCAGTTTACGTCCACGTCTTTTTGAAGAAGCTTTCATCAAATGGGTTGATTCTTTAAAGGATGAGCATATCACAAAAGAGGTTATCAGCTTGGACGGCAAGTGTATAAAAGGGTCCAAAGACAGCTTTCATGAAAAGAACCCCATCTACATGGTCAGCGCCTGGGCATCAGAAAACCAATTGGTCCTGGGCCAACTCAAGGTGGATGAGAAAAGCAATGAGATCACGGCCATCCCGTTATTGCTGGACCTGCTTGACATAGAAGGAAGCATTATTACCATAGATGCCATTGGTACCCAAACGAAGATTGCTGAAAAAATCATAGAAAATAAAGCGGATTATATCCTTTCGGTCAAGGGTAACCAGAAAGAGCTTTTGTCCCAGGTGGAGGACAGTTTCAACCGGCATAATCCGGACTCGGTCGATCAGGTGACGGAAAAAGGGCACGGACGGATTGAAACACGTACCTGTGAAATTATCTCGAACCTGGGTTTCATCGACAACAGGGAACACTGGAAAGGACTCAAGACGATTGTCAGGATTACTGCCCACAGGGACACGGGTAAAAAACAGGAGACCGAAACCCGTTTCTACATTAGCAGTGTCATTGACCAAGCAGCAAACTTCAACACTTTTATACGTCAGCACTGGGGCATTGAAAACAAACTCCACTGGACATTGGACATGGTTTTTGACGAAGACCGGCAAAGGAAAAGGGCGAAGAACTCCGCCCAAAACTTTTCCTTCATCAGAAAAATAGCACTCAACCTTCTAAAACAAGACACATCGAAGGGTTCTTTGGTTTCAAAACGTCTCAAGGCCGGGTGGGATGACAACTTTTTGCTACAGTTGTTGAAAATTTAA
- a CDS encoding DUF4372 domain-containing protein produces the protein MHKDKFVFARLVAFLDRNKFNYIVRKYDGDKYVKHLTDR, from the coding sequence ATGCATAAAGACAAATTTGTGTTCGCTCGGCTGGTCGCCTTCTTAGATAGGAATAAATTCAATTACATCGTTCGAAAGTATGATGGCGACAAATATGTTAAGCATCTCACTGACCGATAA